The DNA sequence GCAAATGGACACCCATTTACAGTTGAATGATTTGTTTAACGTAAACGAACATCCAATTATTAGTTTTAAATCGACCTCTTTTCAGAGAGTGAGTAATAATATTAATTTTTTCAAAGGAGATCTGACAATAAAAGATGTAACGAAAGTGGTAGAGCTTGATGCTGAGTTTATTGGAGTTAATTCTTATGATGGTAAACAAAAAGTCGCTTTTGAAATTACCGGAAACATCAAACGCCAGGATTTTGGGTTAGATTATAATTCGTTTAACCATAACGGAGGTTTGGCATTGGGAAAAGATATGAAGCTTATTGCCAATTTAGAATTTAGTATATAACTGTTATATAGTGAACAAATTAATGTAAAATTATTACAAATTTATTGGAAACTATTTTCGTAATAAAAGTTTCCAAATTATATTTGTAGTACAATTTGAAAATTAAAATGAAAGAGAAAATCATATCAAAAGCAAGTGAATTATTTTTAAAACTAGGTTTTAAAAGCGTTACTATGGATGATATTGCAGGGGAAATGTGTATTTCTAAAAAAACGATCTACAAGTATTTCTGTAATAAAGAGGTTTTAATAGAAGAGAGTACTTCATTGGTTCATACACAAGTACATCAGATTATTGATTCTATAGTAGCAAAAAACCACAATGCAATTCATGAGAATTTTGAAATCAGAGAAATGTTTTGTGAGATGTTTAAGAACAATATTGATTCTTCCCCTATTTATCAGTTAAAAAAACATTATCCGGAAATATACCATAATATAATGAGTCAGGAAATTGATTTGTGCAGTCAATGGTTCAGAGATAATATTGCAAAAGGAATCGAGCAGAATTTATACAGAGCAGATTTAAATGTTGAGGTATATGTGAAATTCTATTACATTTTGATTTTTCATATCAACGAAAATACAGTCTCAGAAAAAGAGGCACAAAGCATAGAATTAGAAGCTTTGGAATATCACACCAGAGCCATGGCAACAGCAGAAGGCATTGTCGAATTAGAAAAACAACTTAAAAAATTTACTACTTAATCATCAATCTATGAAAAGAATCATTCTTATATTTTTGTGTTCCATTGGCTTAAGTGTCAACGCACAAGTCAAAACACTAACCTTAAAAGAGGCTATTACCTACGCGCTTGAGAATAAAGCCGATGCTAAAAAGTCTAAATTAGAGGTTGAAAAAAGTGAATATCAAATTCAGGAAGTACGTTCCAGAGCCTTGCCTCAGATTACAGGAAATGGAAACTTAACTTATAACCCAGTCTTACAAACAAGTGTGATCGACGGAGCAGGATTTGGACAGCCGGGAACGACTATTCAAGCGACTTTTGGTCAAAAATGGACTTCAGGAGCCGGAATTTCTTTGACTCAGGCTTTATTTGATCAATCTGTTTTTACAGGATTGAGAGCAGCAAAATCTACTCGTGAATTTTATCAGATCAACGATCAATTGACAGAAGAGCAGGTAATTGAAAGAGTAGCTAACAATTATTATTCTGTTTATGTACAACGTGAAAGATTGGTTTTACTGGACAGTAACTATGTAAATACGACTAAAGTACGTGACATTGTTAAAGGTCAGTTTGATAACGGTCTTGCTAAAAAAATTGATTTAGACAGGATTATTGTAAAAATGTCAAACATTAGTACAGAACGTCAGCAAATCTTAAATCAGGTTCAGTTACAGGAAAACGCATTGAAGTTTTATATGGGAATGCCTATCGAAACTCAAATCGAAATTCCACAAGAACAATTCGAAGTTACGATTCACGCTTTGACAGAAGAGCCAAATATGGCCAACAGAACAGAATATTTGCTTTTGAAAAAACAAGAAGAATTGTTAACCTTTCAAAAGAAAGCGGTTATGGCAGAATACTATCCGACACTTTCTTTAGTTGCAGGCTATAATTTTATTGGTCAGGGTCCGGAAATGCCTCTTTTTGCAAAACCTAGAGATGGAGTATACTGGTCTGATTACTCAGCAATCGGAGTGAATTTAAAAGTGCCGATTTTTACAGGATTCGGTACCCGTGCTAAAGTAAGAAAGGCAGATGTAGACATCAGATCACTTCAGGAAGATATTAAAGACACACGTCTTTCTCTTGACTTAGATTACAGAAACGCAAAAACTCAAATTGAGAATAACCTTGTAACAATCGAAAATCAGAAAGAAAATATGCGATTGGCAAGTGAGATCTTGAGCAATACAAAAAACAATTACCTTCAGGGATTGGCATCATTGACCGATTTGTTAGATGCTGAAAATGCATCACTGGAAGCACAAAACAATTATACCAGAGCAGTTTTAAATTACAAAGTTGCCGAAGTAGCATTAATCAAATCAAAAGGCGAACTTAAATCTCTTATTAAATAACTATACACAAATGAAAAAAACTATTATAACTATCGTAATCATAATTGCAGCATTAGCTCTGATTGGATTTGTCTTAAATAATAATAAGAAGGAGAATAAAGCTAAAACAGACATTGTTGCAGAGAAAAATGCAGCGGTTTCAGTAAAAGTAACTCCTGTAAAAACAGAAGAAGTTTCGTTGGATTTCGTGGCAAACGGAAACTTCCAACCAACTCAGGAATTGACTTTCTCTGCTGAAAAATCAGGAAAAGTAATCAGTGTTTTGGCTAAAGAAGGAGACTACGTAAGAGTAGGTCAAACTTTACTAACGGTAAGAGGAGATGTAATCAATGTAAATGCACAAACGGCTGAAGCAGCTTATTTAAATGCAAAATCAGATTACAGCAGATACGAAAATGCATTTAAAACCGGTGGTGTTACAAAACAACAATTGGATCAGGCAAAATTGGCTTTAACCAATGCACACTCTAATTATACAGAAGCTAAAATTAATGTGGGTGATACGAGAGTAAAAGCTCCGATTAACGGATTTATCAATAAAAAATATATTGAACCGGGTTCGATCTTAGCAGGTATGCCGGCAACAGCATTGTTTGATATCGTAAATGTTTCTAAATTAAAATTAACAGTTACGGTAAACGAAAACCAAGTAGCAAGTTTGAAAAATGGAGACAATGTAAACGTAACAGCCAGTGTTTATCCGGATAAAACGTTTTCAGGAAAAATTACTTTTGTTGCTGCAAAAGCAGATGCTTCTTTAAACTTCCCTGTTGAAATTGAAATCGCAAACAACTCGAACAACGATCTAAAAGCAGGTATGTACGGAACAGCAAATTTTGCATCCAAACAACAAAAACAACACTTAATGGTTGTACCTAGAAATGCATTTGTTGGAAGTGTGAGCAGTAATGAGATTTTTGTAGCACATAATGGTATTGCAAAATTAAGAAAAGTTACGGCTGGAAGAATTTTGGGTGATCAGGTAGAAATTATCAACGGATTGTCTGACGGTGAAACTGTAATTACTACAGGTCAAATTAACTTACAAGACGGAAATACAGTAGAAATTATTAAATAATTGGACGCTTTTAAGCTTTAGGCAATAAGCAGTAAGTATTAAGCTTATTGCCTAAAGCGTACAGCCTAAAGCCTACAGCCAAAAACAAAACAAATGAAATTAGCCGAAATATCGATAAAACGTCCGTCGTTAGTAATTGTATTGTTTACGATTCTGACACTTGGTGGATTGTTCAGCTATAGCCAGTTGGGTTATGAACTGATCCCGAAATTTGAACAAAATGTGATTACGATTTCTACTATTTATCCCGGAGCTTCTCCGAGTGAGGTAGAGAATACCGTAACCAAGAAAATAGAAGATGCGATCGCATCCTTAGAAAATGTCAAGAAGATTGACTCGAAATCTTACGAGAGTTTGTCCATCGTGTCGATTACGCTGACCTCTAATGCAAAAGTCGATTTTTCGATGAATGATGCACAGCGAAAAATTAATGCCATCATAAGTGATTTACCGGAAGATGTTAAAACACCGGCGCTGACCAAATTCTCGCTGAGTGATTTACCAATCATGACGCTTGGAGCTAATGGTAAAATGGATGAGGCAGAGTTTTACGACTTAATTGATAAAAAAATTGCACCTATTTTATCTCGTGTACAAGGGGTAGCGCAGGTAAGTATCATTGGTGGTTCTGAGCGTGAGATTCAGGTGAACCTTGATGCCTTAAAAATGCAGGGTTACGGACTTTCGATTCCACAAGTACAACAGAATATTTTGACTTCGAATTTGGATTTCCCTACAGGAAATATTCAAACTCGTGATCAGAAAATATTAATTCGTTTAGCGGGTAAATATAAAAGTGTTGAAGAATTAAGAAACTTGGTAGTGTCTTCTCAAAACGGAATTCAAATTCGTTTAAGTGATATTGCAGATGTACAGGATACTCAAAAAATTGCAGAGAAAATATCTCGTGTAGATCAAAAAAGTGCGATTGTTTTGCAAATTGTAAAACAGTCAGATGCCAATGCGGTAGCGGTAAGTGAGCAATTATTGAAAACGATTGCAACTCTTGAAAATGATTACAAAAGCAATCAGTTAAAATTGGAAGTAGCAAAAGACAGTACTATTTTTACATTAGAAGCAGCAGATTCTGTTGTACACGATTTATTAATTGCGGTTGTTTTGGTTGCGTTTGTAATGTTGTTCTTCTTGCACAGTATTAGAAACTCGTTGATTGTAATGGTGTCTATTCCGGCCTCTTTGATTGCCACTTTTATTGGTATTTATTTAATGGGATATACGTTAAACTTAATGAGTTTATTAGGATTGTCTCTTGTTGTTGGTATTCTGGTCGATGATGCGATTGTGGTCCTCGAGAATATTTACAGGCATATGGAGATGGGTAAAAGCAGAATTCGTGCTTCGTACGATGGAACTGCTGAAATCGGTGGAACAGTAACTTCGATTACATTGGTAATTGTGGTGGTATTCTTGCCGATCGCGATGAGTTCTGGTTTAGTATCTAATATTATTACACAATTTTGTGTTACCGTAATTATTTCAACTTTACTGTCACTTTTAGCTTCATTTACAATTATTCCTTGGTTATCATCTCGTTATGGTAAATTAGAACATATTGAAGGAAAGAATTTATTTGGAAGAATTATTCTTGGTTTCGAAAGCTATTTAACACGTTTTACCAACTGGGTTTCTGAATTATTGACCTGGTGTTTGGATCACTATATTAAAACTTTTGCTGTAGTAATTGTATTGTTCTTTGCTTCAACAGTTGGATTAATGGGCGGTGGATTCATCGGTGGAGAGTTCTTTGCTTCTTCTGATAGTGGGGAGTTCTTAGTTCAAATCGAAATGCCGAAAGACGCTTCGTTAGAGCAAACCAACTTCATGACTCAAAAAGCGGAAGCATACTTAAAAGGACAAGAATACGTACACAGTCAGATTACAACGGTAGGACAAACCAGTGAAGGTTTTGGAGCATCGCAAGCTACAGCATACAAAGCGGAGATTGACGTTAAGATGATCGAACAAAAAGATCGAACTGACGATGCCAACGTTTATGCTGCTAAAATGAAGCGTAAACTGGAGAAAGTATTAGTTGGAGCAAAAGTAAAAACAGTTCCGGTTGGTATCTTAGGTACTGCTGAGGATGCTACTTTAGGATTGATCGTAACAGGTCCATCAACTGAAAGTGCGATGGCCTTTGCTAAATTAGCGGAAGCTGAGTTACGTACTATTCCTGGAACAACAGAGATTAAATTAACGGTTGAGGACGGAAATCCTGAAATCAACGTTAAGGTGGATCGTGATAAAATGGCTGCCTTAGGATTAACACTTCAAACGGTTGGTCTAACGATGCAAACGGCTTTTAGTGGAAACACAGATGGTAAATACAGAGCTGGTGAATACGAATACGATATCAACATCAGATACAATGCTTTTGACAGAAAAAGTATTAAAGATGTTAGTAACTTGATTTTTATTAATTCAGCCGGACAGCAAATTAAATTATCTCAGTTTGCTTCTATTACAGAAGGTTCAGGACCTAGCCAGTTAGAGCGTAGAGACAAATCTGCTTCTGTAACGGTAAAAGGACAAAACGTTGGAGTTCCTTCCGGAACAATTGTTACGCAATGGCAAGCCAAACTGGATAAACTTAAAAAACCAACCGGTGTAAACTACATCTGGGGAGGTGATCAGGAAAACCAAAGTGAAGGTTTTGGTACCTTAGGAATCGCTTTACTAGCAGCTATTATATTAGTTTACCTGGTAATGGTGGCACTTTATGATAGTTTTGTTCACCCGTT is a window from the Flavobacterium cupriresistens genome containing:
- a CDS encoding YceI family protein, coding for MKTTWTIDSSQSDVLIKMRHSIIAYLGGTTNKFDGYVDFKNNEIEDASVEFFLDINNRNDSFQQMDTHLQLNDLFNVNEHPIISFKSTSFQRVSNNINFFKGDLTIKDVTKVVELDAEFIGVNSYDGKQKVAFEITGNIKRQDFGLDYNSFNHNGGLALGKDMKLIANLEFSI
- a CDS encoding TetR/AcrR family transcriptional regulator, whose translation is MKEKIISKASELFLKLGFKSVTMDDIAGEMCISKKTIYKYFCNKEVLIEESTSLVHTQVHQIIDSIVAKNHNAIHENFEIREMFCEMFKNNIDSSPIYQLKKHYPEIYHNIMSQEIDLCSQWFRDNIAKGIEQNLYRADLNVEVYVKFYYILIFHINENTVSEKEAQSIELEALEYHTRAMATAEGIVELEKQLKKFTT
- a CDS encoding TolC family protein translates to MKRIILIFLCSIGLSVNAQVKTLTLKEAITYALENKADAKKSKLEVEKSEYQIQEVRSRALPQITGNGNLTYNPVLQTSVIDGAGFGQPGTTIQATFGQKWTSGAGISLTQALFDQSVFTGLRAAKSTREFYQINDQLTEEQVIERVANNYYSVYVQRERLVLLDSNYVNTTKVRDIVKGQFDNGLAKKIDLDRIIVKMSNISTERQQILNQVQLQENALKFYMGMPIETQIEIPQEQFEVTIHALTEEPNMANRTEYLLLKKQEELLTFQKKAVMAEYYPTLSLVAGYNFIGQGPEMPLFAKPRDGVYWSDYSAIGVNLKVPIFTGFGTRAKVRKADVDIRSLQEDIKDTRLSLDLDYRNAKTQIENNLVTIENQKENMRLASEILSNTKNNYLQGLASLTDLLDAENASLEAQNNYTRAVLNYKVAEVALIKSKGELKSLIK
- a CDS encoding efflux RND transporter periplasmic adaptor subunit; its protein translation is MKKTIITIVIIIAALALIGFVLNNNKKENKAKTDIVAEKNAAVSVKVTPVKTEEVSLDFVANGNFQPTQELTFSAEKSGKVISVLAKEGDYVRVGQTLLTVRGDVINVNAQTAEAAYLNAKSDYSRYENAFKTGGVTKQQLDQAKLALTNAHSNYTEAKINVGDTRVKAPINGFINKKYIEPGSILAGMPATALFDIVNVSKLKLTVTVNENQVASLKNGDNVNVTASVYPDKTFSGKITFVAAKADASLNFPVEIEIANNSNNDLKAGMYGTANFASKQQKQHLMVVPRNAFVGSVSSNEIFVAHNGIAKLRKVTAGRILGDQVEIINGLSDGETVITTGQINLQDGNTVEIIK
- a CDS encoding efflux RND transporter permease subunit encodes the protein MKLAEISIKRPSLVIVLFTILTLGGLFSYSQLGYELIPKFEQNVITISTIYPGASPSEVENTVTKKIEDAIASLENVKKIDSKSYESLSIVSITLTSNAKVDFSMNDAQRKINAIISDLPEDVKTPALTKFSLSDLPIMTLGANGKMDEAEFYDLIDKKIAPILSRVQGVAQVSIIGGSEREIQVNLDALKMQGYGLSIPQVQQNILTSNLDFPTGNIQTRDQKILIRLAGKYKSVEELRNLVVSSQNGIQIRLSDIADVQDTQKIAEKISRVDQKSAIVLQIVKQSDANAVAVSEQLLKTIATLENDYKSNQLKLEVAKDSTIFTLEAADSVVHDLLIAVVLVAFVMLFFLHSIRNSLIVMVSIPASLIATFIGIYLMGYTLNLMSLLGLSLVVGILVDDAIVVLENIYRHMEMGKSRIRASYDGTAEIGGTVTSITLVIVVVFLPIAMSSGLVSNIITQFCVTVIISTLLSLLASFTIIPWLSSRYGKLEHIEGKNLFGRIILGFESYLTRFTNWVSELLTWCLDHYIKTFAVVIVLFFASTVGLMGGGFIGGEFFASSDSGEFLVQIEMPKDASLEQTNFMTQKAEAYLKGQEYVHSQITTVGQTSEGFGASQATAYKAEIDVKMIEQKDRTDDANVYAAKMKRKLEKVLVGAKVKTVPVGILGTAEDATLGLIVTGPSTESAMAFAKLAEAELRTIPGTTEIKLTVEDGNPEINVKVDRDKMAALGLTLQTVGLTMQTAFSGNTDGKYRAGEYEYDINIRYNAFDRKSIKDVSNLIFINSAGQQIKLSQFASITEGSGPSQLERRDKSASVTVKGQNVGVPSGTIVTQWQAKLDKLKKPTGVNYIWGGDQENQSEGFGTLGIALLAAIILVYLVMVALYDSFVHPFVVLFAIPLSFIGAMLALALTNNSLNIFTILGIIMLIGLVCKNAIMLVDYTNQRRAAGESIRTALIQANHARLRPILMTTIAMVFGMFPIALASGAGAEWKNGLAWVIIGGLISSLFLTLIVVPVIYNIMEKIIHKFSKGEKIDYEAEMVADYVPTEVSEDGFNPKHTH